The Pseudonocardia broussonetiae DNA segment TCGCCGGCCAGCGCGGGGTCGGCCAGGCCGCGGTCGACCAGCAGCTCCCCGACCTCGGCGGCGGGCAGCCCGCCCAGCGCCAGCCGCGTGACGGCGCGCTCGCGCGCGAGGTCGGCGAGGGTGTGCACGAGCGCGTCGGTGCGCTCGTCGGCGGTGTCGCGCAGGGTGGCGAGCACCAGCACCGGGGCGGCGGCGATCCGGCCGACGAGGAAGCGCAGCAGGTGCAGCGAGAGCGGGTCGGCGCCGTGCAGGTCGTCGAGGACGACGAGCAGCGGGCGCTCGGCGGCGGCCGCCAGCAGCGCGGCGGCGATCCGCTCGAACAGCTCGGCGCGGCGGCTGTCGGAGTCGCCGGGGCCCTCGGCGGCCGCGGTGCCGGCCGCGGAGCCGAGCGCACGCAGCACCTGCGTCCACGGCCAGAGCGCGGGCGCGGCGGCCTCGTCGGCGCACCGGCTCCACGCCACCCGCGCGCCCCGCTGCTCCGCGGCGGCCACGACCTCCTCGGCCAGGCGCGTCTTGCCGATCCCGGCCTCGCCGCCGACGAGCACCACCGACCCCGTGCCGGACGCGGCGGCCGCGAGCCGGGCCTCCAGGGCCGCCAGCTCGGCGCGGCGCCCGACGAACCCGGAGCGCCGCGGCGGGTCGGCGGCCGGCGCGGCGACGGGGGCGGGCAGCGGCTGCGGGGCCCGCGGGCCGTCGACGCCGGCGTCCTGGGTGAGCACGGCCCGCTCCAGGCGCCGCAGCTCGGGGCCGGGGTCGATGCCGAGCTCGTCGCGCAGCAGGTCGCGGCAGGTGGCGAAGGCGCGCAGCGCGTCGGCCTGGCGGCCGGTGCGGTAGAGCGCGAGCATCAGCGAGCCCCAGAGCCGCTCGCGCATCGGGTGCACGGCGACCAGGCGCTCCAGCTCGGGGACGGCGCTCTCCGGGCGCCCGTCGGCGAGCATCGCCTCGATGTGGCGCTCCAGGCCGACCGCGCGCAGCTCGGCGAGGCGGGCCCGGTCGGCCTGCACCGCCGACGCGCCGTCGCCCAGGTCGGCGTAGGGCTCGCCCCGCCACAGGCCCAGCGCGGCGATCAGCACGTCGTCGGCATCGCGGGCGCGCCCGGCGTCGAGCAGGCGCTGGCCCTCGCCGAGCATCGCCTCGAACCGCAGCACGTCGAGCTCGTCGTCGCCGACGGCCAGCAGGTAGCCGGGCGGGCGGGTCAGCAGCCGGGTCGGCGCCGAGCGGGGGGCGCGGTCGGGTTCGAGGAGGCGCCGCAGCTGCGAGACGTAGGACTGGAGGGTGCCGGTGGCCGTGGCGGGCGGCTCGGAGGCCCAGAGGGTCTCGTTGATCCGGTCGAGCGGGACGACGCGGCCGTGGTCGGCGAGCAGCAGTGTGAGCAGGGCGCGGAGCTTCGGGCTCCCGGGGTCGACCGACCGCCCGTCGGCCGTGGCGACCTCGAGCGGCCCCAGCACGCGGAACAGCACCCGCAGGAGACTAGTGCGGCGGCGGCTCCCGCTACAGGGTGATCTCCCAGGTCCCGCCGCCGGGGAGCTGCGTGTAGCCCAGGCCGACGAGCATCCGCCGCCCCTGGTCGGTGCCCGGGTCCGGGATGCGCGCGATCCGGCAGCCCTCCGCGCGCACCGCCGTGGTGACCTGGCGCGCGAGCCGCGGGCCGTAGCCCCGGCCGCGGTGGTGCTCGGGGACGCCGCCGCCGACGACCGTGGCGACGTCGCCCGCGCGGTGGACCTCGATGGTGGCCTTGGGGTCCTCGCCCGCCGCGGAGCCGATGTCCTCCAGCGTGTAGACCACGACGCCGCCCGCCCCCGTGCCGTGGCGCGGGGTGCGACGCATGAGGTGCGACTCGGCCGCGGTCATGCGTGCAGTGTGCCCGGGCGACTTGTGGCCGACTTGAGGCGCACCGGCGCCCGCGCGTGCAGCCGTCGGCAAGCGCCTGCCCGCACGCTCTGCGCCATGACCACCACCGACCGCGCCGGCAACGACGTCCGGGGCCTCCTGCTCGTGCACGACCGGATCCGCGCCGTCGTCCCCGAGGCGGCCCGGCACATCCGCGCCCTGCGTCCCGGCGACCGCCGCGGCGCCCGCGCCGCCGTCCGCGCGTGGGCCGGGTTCACGCGGGCGGTGCAGCGCCACCACCAGGCCGCCGACGCCGACCTCTGGCCCCTCGTGCTGGGTCTCGTCCCGGAGCTGGCGGGCGAGGTGCAGCGCCTGCGGGCCGAGCGCGCGCGGCTGGACGCCGACCTCGCCGCCGTCGCCGCCGGGCTGGAGCAGCTGGCCCGGCCCGGCGGGTCGGGCGGCGCGGCCGCCGCGGCGCTCGCCCGCCTCGACACGCAGCTGCGCCGTCACCTCGCCGCCGAGGAGCAGCTCGTGCTGCCGGTGCTGCGCCACCGCGTCCCCGCCGAGCGGTGGGCGGCGGTGGAGCCGGCGCTGGTGGAGCGCGCTGCCGTGCTCGGCACGGCGTTCGCTCCGCAGCCGGAGCCCGCCCGGGCCGGGTTCCTGCGCCGACGGCCGGCGCCGGTCCACGGGCGGCACTGCCTCGTGCCCGGCCCGCGGCACCGGCGACCGCTCGTCACCGCCGCTACCAGGTGACCGGCGCTACCAGGTGACCGGCGCTACCAGGTGACCGGCGCTACCAGGTGAGGGCCAGCGCCGGGTCGGTGAGCAGCGCGCCGACGTCGGCGAGGAAGCGCGAGCCCTGCTCGCCGTCGACGAGGCGGTGGTCGAACGACAGCGCGAGCTGGCACACCGTGCGCACCGCCAGCTCGCCGTCGACCACCCACGGCGTCGGCTTGATCGCGCCGACGGCCAGGATCCCGGCCTCGCCCGGGTTGAGGATCGGCGTGCCGGTGTCGACGCCGAACACGCCGACGTTGGTGATCGTGAACGTGCCGTTGGCCAGGTCGGCGGGCGGCGTCTTCCCCGACCGCGCGGTGGCCGTCAGCTCGCCGAGCGCCTGCGCCAGCCCGTGCAGGGTGAGCGTGTCGGCGTCGCGGACCTTGGGCACGATCAGCCCGCGCGGCGTGGCGGCGGCGATGCCGAGCTGGACGCGGTCGTAGTAGACGATCTCGCCCGCGGCCTCGTCCCAGCTCGCGTTGATCTCCGGGGTGCGGCGCGCCGCCAGGCACACGGCCTTGGCGACGAACGCCAGCGGCGTCAGCTTCACCTCGGCGTACTCGCGGGTGGCGCGGAGGCGGTCGCGCAGCGCCATCGTCGCGGTGACGTCGACGGCCAGGAACTCCGTGACGTGCGGTGCGGTGAACGCGCTGCTCACCATGGCCGCGGCGGTGTGCTTGCGGACGCCGCGGATCGGCTCGCGGCGGACGCCGCCGGTCGACGCCGCGGGGGCGGTGGCGGGGGCCGGGGCCGCGGGGGCGGCGACGTGGGCCTGCACGTCCTCGCGGGTGATCACGCCGCCGGGGCCGGTGGGGGTGACGGTGCGCAGGTCCACCCCGAGGTCGCGGGCGAGCTTGCGGACCGGGGGCTTGGCCAGGGGCACGGCGGAGCCGTTCGCGGCCCCGCCCGTCCCCGCGCCCGCCCCGCCCGTCGCGGCCCCGCCCGTCGAGGCCCCGCCCGTCGCGGCCCCGCCCGCCCCCGTTGCAGGAAAGCCACGTTCATGCAGCCCCGTTGCGTGAACGTGGCTTTCCTGCAACTCGGCGGCGGGGGCTGGGGTGGGTGCGGCGGGAGCGGCTGCGGCGGCGGCGGGGGTGGGTGCGGCGGCCGGCGCCCCCCGACGCGGCCGACGGGTCGACGCCCCGGGCCGCGGGCCGTAGCCCACCAGGTTGGCGATCCGGCCGTCCTTGCCCGGCTCCCCGATCTTCGCGCCCTGCTCCTCGTCCGCGGCGGCGGGCGCCGGGGACGGGGCGGCCGCCGGCGCCGCCTCCCCCGTCTCGATGCTGATGATCGGCGACCCGACGGCGACCGTCTGGCCCGGCTCCACCAGCAGTTGCCCGACCGTCCCCGCGTACGGCGACGGCAGTTCGACGGCCGCCTTGGCCGTCTCGATCTCGCACAGGATCTGGTTGACGGTGACGACGTCGCCCGCGGCCACGTTCCACGTGACGACCTCGGCCTCGGTGAGCCCCTCACCGACGTCGGGCATGGCGAACTCGCGCAACACGGCCGTCACCAGCCCATCGAGCGGTCGACGGCGTCCAGCACCCGGTCGAGGTCGGGGAGGTAGTCCTCCTCGCACTTCGACGGCGGGTACGGGGTGTCGAACCCCGTCACCCGCAGCACCGGCGCCTCAAGGGAGTGGAAGCACTCCTCCTGCACGCGCGCGCAGACCTCGGAGGCCACCGACGTCTCCGACGGCGCCTCCGCGACGACGACGAGCCGGCCCGTGCGGCGCACCGAGTCGAACACGGGGCCGAGGTCGAGCGGCGAGAGCGTGCGCAGGTCGATGACCTCGAGGTCGTGGCCGTCGGCCTCGGCGGCCGACGCGGCCTCCAGGCAGGTCTTGAGCACCGGGCCGTACCCGGCGAGCGTCAGCGACGAGCCGGGGCGCACCACCCGGGAGGCGTGCAGCGGCGTCGGGGTGGCCGCGAGGTCGACCTCCGCCTTCTCCCAGTACCGCCGCTTGGGCTCGAAGAAGATCACCGGGTCGTCGCTCTCGATCGCCTGCTGGATCATCCAGTAGGCGTCGCTCGCGTTGGAGCAGGCGACGACCTTGAGCCCCGCGACGTGCGCGAACAGCGCCTCGGGCGACTCGCTGTGGTGCTCGACGGCCCCGATGCCCCCGCCGAACGGGATCCGCACGACCACCGGCACCGGCACCCTGCCCTGCGAGCGGAAGTGCAGCTTCGCGAGCTGGGAGACGATCTGGTCGTAGCCGGGGAACACGAACCCGTCGAACTGGATCTCGCACACCGGCCGGAACCCGCGGATCGCCAGGCCCACCGCGGTGCCGATGATGCCGCTCTCGGCGAGCGGGGTGTCGAGCACGCGCTGCTCGCCGAAGTCCTTCTGCAGCCCGTCGGTGACGCGGAAGACGCCGCCGAGCTTGCCGACGTCCTCGCCCATCACGAGCACCTTGGGGTCGCGCTCCATCGCGGCGCGCAGCCCGTCGTTGATCGCCTTCGCCATCGTCAGCACGGCCATGTCAGACCCCCTCGAAGGACGAGTGGTACGCCAGGAAGGCCTCGCGCTGGGCGTCGACGGCGGGCGAGCCCTCCGCGTAGACCTGGGAGAACATCCGCTCGGGCCCGGGCGCGGGCATGTCGACGCAGTGCTGCCGGAACCGCGCCGCGAGGGCGTCGGACTCGGCCTGCACCCCGTCGAAGAACTCCGGTTCGACGCCGAGGGAGCGCACCAGGTGCACGCGCACCCGCTCGATCGGGTCCTTGAGCTTCCACAGCTCCAGCTCGTCGGCGAGGCGGTAGCGGGTGGGGTCGTCGGAGGTGGTGTGGGCGTCCATCCGGTAGGTGAAGGCCTCGATGAGCACCGGTCCGTTGCCGGTGCGGCACTCCTCCAGCGCCCAGCGGGTGACGGCGAGGCAGGCGAGCACGTCGTTGCCGTCGACGCGGATGCCGTCGAAGCCGTAGCCCTGCGCGCGCTTGTAGAGCGGCACGCGGGTCTGGCGCTCGGTGGGCTCGGAGATGGCCCACTGGTTGTTCTGGCAGTAGAAGACGACCGGCGCGTCGTAGACGGCGGCCCACACGAAGCCCTCGTGGACGTCGCCCTGGCTGGTGGCGCCGTCACCGAAGAAGCAGATGGTGGCCTCGCTGTCGGGGCCGTCGCCGACCTTGCCCTCGAACTTCTGGCCCATCGCGTACCCGGTGGCGTTGAGGCACTGGTTGCCGATGACGATCGTGTAGAGGTGGAAGCCGGTGGCCTTCGGGTCCCAGCTGCCGTGGTCGGTGCCGCGGAAGATCCCGAGCAGCTCGGTGGGGTCGACGCCCCGCGCCCAGGCGACGCCGTGCTCCCGGTAGGACGGGAACGCCATGTCCTGCGGCGCCATCGCCCGGCCGGCGCCGATCTGCGCGGCCTCCTGGCCGAGCAGCGGCACCCAGATCCCGAGCTGGCCCTGGCGCTGCAGCGCGTTGCCCTCGCGGTCGAAGCGCCGGACGAGGACGAGGTCGCGGTAGAGGTCCTTCAGCGCCTCGACGTCGACGTCGGCCGCGTAGGAGTCGAAGCGGGGGTCGGGCACCCGCTCGCCCTCGGGCGTGAGCAGCTGGACGAGGTCGGCTCCGCCCTCGTCGGTGCCCTTCAGTCCGGCGACGACGTGATCGGGGCCCGGGCGGGACGACGGGGTGGACGACGTCGGCGGCGTCCAGTCCTGCGGTGCGGACACGGGTGCTCCTCGCTGGTTCGGCCCGGACCGGTTCGTGGCCGGGCGCGGGACGGCGGGGCCGGCGTGCGCGGGCACCGGGGTGTGGGCCCGCACACGTGTCGGCTCTTCCCCGACATCCTGGCACGAGCGGACGCCCGCGGGGGAGCACCGCGGTCCCCCGGCCCCGCACCCGGGCCGGGGGACGCGCCGGTCAGGCGCCGTGCTCGCGCGGGCCCGGCTGCGGCGGGCGGTACCCCGGGGTGGTCGGGTCGCCGGTGGGCGGCGTGACCTGGGTGGGGGCGTCGTGGCCGTAGGTGGGCGGCGGGCCGTACGCCGGGGGGTTCTGGGCGTAGGGGCCGTGGCCGTTGCCCGTGGCGCCGGGGCCGGTCGGGAGGCCCGCCACGCCCTTGGCCTTCTTCGCGACCCCGTCGATCTGGGTGCGGTAGCGGCCCTTCGTCTGCTTGTCGACGAAGGCGGCCGCCTGGTCGAGGTACTTGCCCGCCTTGTCCGGGTTGCTCTTCGCGTACCGGCGCGCCGCCTCGGCGGCGGTGGCCAGGGTGGCGAGTCGTCGGATCAGGGCCATGTCGTCCTCCAGTGGGGAATGGTGCACTCACGACGGTCAACGCCCGTGTGGCGCCGCGTGGTTCCCCGGCATACCCGTTCCTGCCCCGCAGATCACACGCGCGCCCGAAGGGATCACGGACAGTGACTTCACCCAACGGTGACCGGCTCCAGGGTGTCGCGAACGTGACGGGGTGGCACCATCCCGGCGGTACTCACACCACTGTGGAGGTCCCCGTGCCCGTCCGTCTCCGTCGCTCCGCCCCGGCCGCACTGGCGGCCGCTCTCGCCGTCACCCTCGCGGGGTGCGGCGGAGGGGAGACGGCCGCCCCGGCCGCCGCCGGTGGCGTGGAGCTCATCCAGTCCGGCCAGCTCACGACGTGCACCCAGCTGCCCTACGAGCCGTTCCAGTTCCGCCAGGGCGACCAGATCGTCGGCTTCGACGTCGACCTCGTCGACCTGGTCGCGAAGCGCCTCGGGGTCACCCAGCAGATCGTCGAGACCCCGTTCGACAACATCCAGTCCGGGATCGCGCTCGACACCAACCTCTGCGACCTCGGCGCCGCGGCCATGACGATCACCCCGGTGCGCGACGAGAACCTCGACTTCTCCGACCCCTACTTCGACGCCACCCAGGCCCTGCTGGTGCCGCCCGGCTCGGACATCGCCGGCGCCGAGCAGCTCACCGGCCGCCGCCTCGGCGTGCAGAACGGCACCACCGGCGCGCAGTACGCCACCGAGAACCTCTCCGGCGCCGAGCTCGTGACCTTCGACGACATCGGCCTGCTGCTCACCGCCGTGCAGACCGGCGAGGTCGACGCGGCGATCAACGACAACGCGCCGCTGCTGGACTTCGCCGGCAAGAACCCGGGCTTCGCCGTCACCACCGAGTTCGACACCGGCGAGCAGTACGGCTACGCGGTCAAGACCGGCAACACCGCGCTGCTGGAGGCGATCAACGGCGCCATCGCCGACGCCCGGGCCGACGGCACGTACGACGAGCTGTTCGCCAAGTGGTTCCCCGCGGCCGGTCAGGGCTGACCCACCGATGGCACTCACCCGACGCCAGCGGGCCCGGGCCGGGCGCGGCGTCCAGTACGCGATCGCGGTCGCGATCCTGCTGGTCGTGGCGTTCACCGCCGACTGGGCGCAGATCGGCCGGTCGTTCTTCGACCTCGAGGTCGCCGCGAGCCTGTTCCCGGACGTCCTCACCGTCGCGCTGAAGAACACGATCGTCTTCACGGCGCTGGGGTTCCTGCTGGCGCTCGGGCTGGGCCTGGTCCTCGCGCTGATGCGGCTGTCGTCGGTGCGCGTGTACCGCTACGCCGCCGGGGCCTACATCGAGTTCTTCCGCGGGCTGCCGGCGCTGCTCGTGGTGATCGCGATCGGGTTCGGCATCCCGCTGGCGTTCGGGTCCAACCTCGACCGCACGCTGTCGATCACGCTGGCGCTGGGCATCGTCGGCTCGGCCTACATCTCCGAGACGATCCGGGCGGGCATCCAGGCGGTGCCCGCCGGGCAGGTCGAGGCGGCGCGCTCGCTGGGCATGTCGCCGACGCGGACGATGGCGTTCATCGTGATCCCGCAGGCCTTCCGCACCGTCCTGCCGCCGCTAACCAACGAGCTGATCCTGCTGACGAAGGACTCGTCGCTCGCGTTCCTGCTCGGCACGACGCTGGAGCAGCAGGAGCTGGCGCAGTTCGGGCGGGCCGCGCTCAACCAGGTGCGCAGCATGACCCCGCTGCTCGTCGTCGGGCTGTGCTACCTGATCATCACCATCCCGCTCTCCTACCTCGCCCGCCGGCTGGAGCGCCGGTACGGCAGCGCGGGGACGCCGAAGGGGGCAGAGGTATGAGCACCGCGGGCAGGAGCGCCGGGGGCACGAGCACCGGCACCGCGGACGCCGCGGTGCAGATCACGGACCTGCACAAGTCGTTCGGGTCGGTCGAGGTGCTGCGCGGCATCGACCTCACCGTCGCCCCCGGCGAGGTCGTCTGCATCATCGGGCCGTCCGGCTCGGGCAAGTCGACGCTGCTGCGCTGCGTCAACCTGCTGGAGACGCCGACCAGCGGGTCCGTCGTCGTCGAGGGCCGGGAGATGACCGACCCCGACTGCGAGATCGACGAGGCCCGCCGGTCGGTCGGGATGGTGTTCCAGTCGTTCAACCTGTTCAGCCACCTGTCGGTGCTGGACAACCTGACGATCGCGCAGCGCCGGGTGCTCGGGCGCGACCGCGCGGAGGCCGAGCGGGTGGCCCGCGCCAACCTCGACCGGGTCGGCCTGGGCGAGCGCGGCTCGGCCCAGCCCTCGCAGCTCTCGGGCGGTCAGCAGCAGCGCGTGGCGATCGCCAGGGCGCTGTCGATGGACCCGTCGGTGATGCTGTTCGACGAGCCCACGTCGGCGCTGGACCCGGAGCTGGTCGGCGACGTCCTCGACGTCATGCGCGGCCTCGCGCGCGACGGGATGACGATGCTCGTGGTCACCCACGAGATCCAGTTCGCGCGGGAGGTGGCCGACCGCGTCCTGTTCATCGACGGGGGACTCGTGGTGGAGCTGGGCCCGCCCGCCGACGTGATCGGCAACCCGCGCGAGCCCCGGACCAGGGAGTTCCTGGCCCGGGTGCTGCACAAGCCGGTGGACCCTACTTCGCCAGGAACTCCAGCAGCGCTCGGTTGAACTCCTCGGGGTGCGAGGCGTTGATCGCGTGCGGGCCGCCCTCGATCACCACCAGCTCGCTCCCGTCGATCGCCTCCGCGCTGCGCTTGCCGCTGACCTCGAACGGCACGATCGCGTCGGCGTCGCCGTGGATCACGAGCGTGGGCAGCGTGATCGCGGCGACGTCCTCGCGCAGGTCGGTGCGGCCGAACGCGGTGATGCAGTCCAGCGTGCCCTTGGGTGAGGCGCCGGCGGCGATGGCCTTGGCGTAGACGCGCTGGTCCTCGCTCACCGTGAGCGCGCCGTTCGCGGAGAAGAAGCTCGTCGTGAAGTTCTCGAGGAACGCGAGGCGGTCGGTCCGCACGCCGTTCTCGAAGGCCTCGATGGTGGCGTCGTCGAGGCCGCCGTCGGGGTTGTCGTCGCTCTTGTAGAGGTACGGCGGCACGGCGCCGGCCAGCACGATCCGGCTCACGCGGCCGGTGTCGCCGTGCTTCGCGGCGTAGCGGACGACCTCGCCGCCGCCCATCGAGAACCCGACGAGCGCGGCGTCGGTGACATCGAGGTGGACCAGCAGCTGGTGCAGGTCCTCGGTGAAGGTGTCGTAGTCGTAGCCGTCCCACGGCTGCGACGACTTCCCGAAGCCGCGCCGGTCGTAGGTGATCACGCGGTGGCCGGCCTCGACGAGGGCGGGCACCTGGGCCTCCCAGGAGCGGCCCGACAGGGGCCAGCCGTGGATCAGGACGACCGGGCGGCCGGAGCCGTGGTCCTCGTAGTAGAGGTCGATCGGGGCGGAGTTCTCGGTACCGACGTTCACGTAGGCCATGTCCCGACCCAACCATGTCGTGCGCGACCTATTCCTCGGGCACGTAGCCGTGGGCCAGCGCGGCCACCGACGTCGGCGGGGTGAGGACCCTCAGCGCGCCGCGGGGCCGGGGGACGGGGTCGTGCCAGCCGTCGAAGGAGAAGGCGAGCAGCCGCCCGCCCCGCACGAGCCGCGGCCCGTCGGTGACGACGACGGTGCCGTCGGGCAGGTCGGCGCCGAGCCAGGTGCGCCGGTGGGCGGCCCGGTCGAGGCCCCACCCCCGGCCCCGGTGCAGCCGCTCCCGGTCCAGGCGTTCGGCGGCCAGCGCCCGGTTGAGGTCGCCCGCCCGCACCGGGGCGCCGACGGCCGCGGCCACCGCCTCGCGGTAGGCCAGGTAGGCGCCGTGGCGGCACTCGCCGCAGGGCCGGTGGCCCGCGGCGAGCGCCACGGCGTCGTCGAGGAAGAACAGGGGCGTCCACCGGCCGGG contains these protein-coding regions:
- a CDS encoding transporter substrate-binding domain-containing protein, with the translated sequence MPVRLRRSAPAALAAALAVTLAGCGGGETAAPAAAGGVELIQSGQLTTCTQLPYEPFQFRQGDQIVGFDVDLVDLVAKRLGVTQQIVETPFDNIQSGIALDTNLCDLGAAAMTITPVRDENLDFSDPYFDATQALLVPPGSDIAGAEQLTGRRLGVQNGTTGAQYATENLSGAELVTFDDIGLLLTAVQTGEVDAAINDNAPLLDFAGKNPGFAVTTEFDTGEQYGYAVKTGNTALLEAINGAIADARADGTYDELFAKWFPAAGQG
- a CDS encoding amino acid ABC transporter permease, producing MALTRRQRARAGRGVQYAIAVAILLVVAFTADWAQIGRSFFDLEVAASLFPDVLTVALKNTIVFTALGFLLALGLGLVLALMRLSSVRVYRYAAGAYIEFFRGLPALLVVIAIGFGIPLAFGSNLDRTLSITLALGIVGSAYISETIRAGIQAVPAGQVEAARSLGMSPTRTMAFIVIPQAFRTVLPPLTNELILLTKDSSLAFLLGTTLEQQELAQFGRAALNQVRSMTPLLVVGLCYLIITIPLSYLARRLERRYGSAGTPKGAEV
- a CDS encoding hemerythrin domain-containing protein yields the protein MTTTDRAGNDVRGLLLVHDRIRAVVPEAARHIRALRPGDRRGARAAVRAWAGFTRAVQRHHQAADADLWPLVLGLVPELAGEVQRLRAERARLDADLAAVAAGLEQLARPGGSGGAAAAALARLDTQLRRHLAAEEQLVLPVLRHRVPAERWAAVEPALVERAAVLGTAFAPQPEPARAGFLRRRPAPVHGRHCLVPGPRHRRPLVTAATR
- a CDS encoding GNAT family N-acetyltransferase, which gives rise to MTAAESHLMRRTPRHGTGAGGVVVYTLEDIGSAAGEDPKATIEVHRAGDVATVVGGGVPEHHRGRGYGPRLARQVTTAVRAEGCRIARIPDPGTDQGRRMLVGLGYTQLPGGGTWEITL
- a CDS encoding alpha/beta fold hydrolase translates to MAYVNVGTENSAPIDLYYEDHGSGRPVVLIHGWPLSGRSWEAQVPALVEAGHRVITYDRRGFGKSSQPWDGYDYDTFTEDLHQLLVHLDVTDAALVGFSMGGGEVVRYAAKHGDTGRVSRIVLAGAVPPYLYKSDDNPDGGLDDATIEAFENGVRTDRLAFLENFTTSFFSANGALTVSEDQRVYAKAIAAGASPKGTLDCITAFGRTDLREDVAAITLPTLVIHGDADAIVPFEVSGKRSAEAIDGSELVVIEGGPHAINASHPEEFNRALLEFLAK
- a CDS encoding alpha-ketoacid dehydrogenase subunit beta translates to MAVLTMAKAINDGLRAAMERDPKVLVMGEDVGKLGGVFRVTDGLQKDFGEQRVLDTPLAESGIIGTAVGLAIRGFRPVCEIQFDGFVFPGYDQIVSQLAKLHFRSQGRVPVPVVVRIPFGGGIGAVEHHSESPEALFAHVAGLKVVACSNASDAYWMIQQAIESDDPVIFFEPKRRYWEKAEVDLAATPTPLHASRVVRPGSSLTLAGYGPVLKTCLEAASAAEADGHDLEVIDLRTLSPLDLGPVFDSVRRTGRLVVVAEAPSETSVASEVCARVQEECFHSLEAPVLRVTGFDTPYPPSKCEEDYLPDLDRVLDAVDRSMGW
- a CDS encoding thiamine pyrophosphate-dependent dehydrogenase E1 component subunit alpha, which produces MSAPQDWTPPTSSTPSSRPGPDHVVAGLKGTDEGGADLVQLLTPEGERVPDPRFDSYAADVDVEALKDLYRDLVLVRRFDREGNALQRQGQLGIWVPLLGQEAAQIGAGRAMAPQDMAFPSYREHGVAWARGVDPTELLGIFRGTDHGSWDPKATGFHLYTIVIGNQCLNATGYAMGQKFEGKVGDGPDSEATICFFGDGATSQGDVHEGFVWAAVYDAPVVFYCQNNQWAISEPTERQTRVPLYKRAQGYGFDGIRVDGNDVLACLAVTRWALEECRTGNGPVLIEAFTYRMDAHTTSDDPTRYRLADELELWKLKDPIERVRVHLVRSLGVEPEFFDGVQAESDALAARFRQHCVDMPAPGPERMFSQVYAEGSPAVDAQREAFLAYHSSFEGV
- a CDS encoding amino acid ABC transporter ATP-binding protein, whose amino-acid sequence is MSTAGRSAGGTSTGTADAAVQITDLHKSFGSVEVLRGIDLTVAPGEVVCIIGPSGSGKSTLLRCVNLLETPTSGSVVVEGREMTDPDCEIDEARRSVGMVFQSFNLFSHLSVLDNLTIAQRRVLGRDRAEAERVARANLDRVGLGERGSAQPSQLSGGQQQRVAIARALSMDPSVMLFDEPTSALDPELVGDVLDVMRGLARDGMTMLVVTHEIQFAREVADRVLFIDGGLVVELGPPADVIGNPREPRTREFLARVLHKPVDPTSPGTPAALG
- a CDS encoding dihydrolipoamide acetyltransferase family protein, with the protein product MPDVGEGLTEAEVVTWNVAAGDVVTVNQILCEIETAKAAVELPSPYAGTVGQLLVEPGQTVAVGSPIISIETGEAAPAAAPSPAPAAADEEQGAKIGEPGKDGRIANLVGYGPRPGASTRRPRRGAPAAAPTPAAAAAAPAAPTPAPAAELQESHVHATGLHERGFPATGAGGAATGGASTGGAATGGAGAGTGGAANGSAVPLAKPPVRKLARDLGVDLRTVTPTGPGGVITREDVQAHVAAPAAPAPATAPAASTGGVRREPIRGVRKHTAAAMVSSAFTAPHVTEFLAVDVTATMALRDRLRATREYAEVKLTPLAFVAKAVCLAARRTPEINASWDEAAGEIVYYDRVQLGIAAATPRGLIVPKVRDADTLTLHGLAQALGELTATARSGKTPPADLANGTFTITNVGVFGVDTGTPILNPGEAGILAVGAIKPTPWVVDGELAVRTVCQLALSFDHRLVDGEQGSRFLADVGALLTDPALALTW
- a CDS encoding antitoxin yields the protein MALIRRLATLATAAEAARRYAKSNPDKAGKYLDQAAAFVDKQTKGRYRTQIDGVAKKAKGVAGLPTGPGATGNGHGPYAQNPPAYGPPPTYGHDAPTQVTPPTGDPTTPGYRPPQPGPREHGA